A single Halarcobacter anaerophilus DNA region contains:
- a CDS encoding DUF2062 domain-containing protein: MPRKKLKKILPTHEKIKEQKLLKIFGDFLHKREIWSLSRKKVLGGVFIGIFVAALPMPFQMVLASLLAIIFNVNLPISFALIFISNPLTMPFMFYIEYEIGNFILNPPNPVEFNFDSMYENFDQIALSLYLGSIILGLSSAVFLRMLVNFLWIRTVRKDRKTNKRYK; this comes from the coding sequence TTGCCGAGAAAAAAATTAAAAAAGATTTTACCGACGCATGAAAAAATAAAAGAGCAGAAACTCTTAAAAATCTTTGGGGACTTTTTACATAAAAGAGAGATTTGGAGTCTAAGCAGAAAAAAAGTTTTAGGCGGAGTATTTATAGGTATTTTCGTTGCAGCACTTCCTATGCCTTTTCAAATGGTTTTAGCCTCTTTATTGGCAATAATTTTTAATGTAAACCTGCCTATTAGTTTTGCACTTATTTTTATAAGCAATCCTCTTACAATGCCTTTTATGTTTTATATAGAGTATGAAATCGGAAATTTTATATTAAATCCGCCAAATCCGGTGGAGTTTAATTTTGACTCAATGTATGAAAACTTCGATCAAATTGCACTTTCATTGTATCTTGGTTCAATAATACTTGGATTAAGTTCGGCTGTTTTTTTAAGAATGCTTGTTAATTTTTTATGGATAAGAACTGTTAGAAAAGATAGAAAAACAAATAAGAGATATAAGTGA
- a CDS encoding TOBE domain-containing protein, whose product MKTSARNELAGKIVEVKSGQVMSEIKVEVAAGVVISALITKEATDSLDLTVGSDICTLIKSSSVILSKEVLQATARNVIKGEIKELIKGQVNTEIKLSVGDNTICAIVTNDAVDDLGFKEGEIAYAIFKASSVILVF is encoded by the coding sequence ATGAAAACAAGTGCAAGAAATGAATTAGCGGGGAAAATTGTTGAGGTAAAATCAGGGCAAGTTATGTCTGAGATTAAAGTTGAAGTTGCAGCAGGAGTTGTTATATCGGCTTTAATTACAAAAGAAGCTACTGATTCTTTAGATTTAACAGTAGGTTCAGATATATGTACCTTAATAAAATCATCATCTGTGATTCTTTCAAAAGAGGTTCTACAAGCTACAGCTAGAAACGTTATAAAAGGTGAAATTAAAGAGCTTATTAAAGGGCAAGTAAATACTGAAATTAAATTATCTGTAGGTGATAATACAATTTGTGCGATTGTTACAAATGATGCGGTTGATGATTTAGGTTTTAAAGAGGGTGAAATTGCATATGCAATCTTTAAAGCTTCAAGCGTTATTTTAGTATTCTAA
- a CDS encoding DUF4405 domain-containing protein, with amino-acid sequence MKFKLRDIATSSTTVVFFIVGLSGVMLYFKIFDSQVKELHEILGLAFVAAAVLHVFVNWKAMKNYFKKKTFISTSVIVLAISALFISQTFNQGQNPKGLVLKSVINAPINTSLQVLNIDYDSALKKLENRNYKVAKEETIMAIAKANSISPFKVIAIITSK; translated from the coding sequence ATGAAATTTAAGTTAAGAGATATAGCAACATCAAGTACGACCGTTGTATTTTTTATAGTAGGACTAAGCGGTGTTATGCTCTATTTTAAAATATTTGACTCTCAAGTAAAAGAGTTGCATGAGATATTGGGATTAGCTTTTGTTGCAGCTGCCGTTTTACATGTTTTTGTAAACTGGAAAGCAATGAAAAACTACTTTAAGAAAAAGACTTTTATTAGTACTTCAGTTATTGTTTTAGCTATAAGTGCTCTATTTATTTCACAAACTTTTAATCAAGGGCAAAACCCTAAAGGTTTAGTTTTAAAAAGTGTAATCAATGCCCCTATAAACACTTCACTTCAAGTTTTAAATATAGATTATGACAGTGCATTAAAAAAATTGGAAAATAGAAACTATAAAGTAGCAAAAGAAGAGACTATTATGGCAATTGCAAAAGCAAATAGCATAAGTCCCTTTAAAGTTATTGCAATTATAACTTCTAAATAA